One stretch of Oncorhynchus clarkii lewisi isolate Uvic-CL-2024 chromosome 1, UVic_Ocla_1.0, whole genome shotgun sequence DNA includes these proteins:
- the LOC139412003 gene encoding vitamin K epoxide reductase complex subunit 1, which translates to MASNSCSGVPKWERKTRLFLCIFGLFLSFYALHVEISRERDPEYRAMCDLGDSVSCSKVFTSRWGRGFGLVQFFFAKDSVLNQPNSLLGIIFYTLQLALGQSVSSRAAFLLVLASWVSMAGSLYLAGVLAFILGDFCVVCVSTYVVNFLLLFTNLKRRTGLEAVKTKTG; encoded by the exons ATGGCATCGAATAGTTGCAGTGGAGTTCCCAAATGGGAGAGAAAAACACGTTTGTTTCTTTGTATCTTCGGTTTGTTTTTGTCATTCTATGCTCTGCACGTTGAGATTTCGCGAGAGAGGGACCCTGAGTATCGGGCGATGTGCGACCTGGGAGattctgtgagctgctccaaAGTTTTCACCTCGAG ATGGGGACGTGGTTTTGGACTTGTACAGTTCTTCTTTGCTAAAGACAGTGTACTGAATCAACCCAACAGTCTGTTGGGGATCATTTTCTACACATTGCAACTGGCTCTGG gtcagtctGTGTCCAGTAGGGCAGCGTTCCTCCTGGTCTTGGCCTCCTGGGTGTCCATGGCTGGATCGCTGTACCTAGCCGGAGTACTTGCCTTCATTCTGGGAGATTTCTGCGTGGTCTGCGTCTCAACCTATGTGGTTAACTTTTTGCTGCTCTTCACCAATCTGAAGAGGAGGACGGGACTGGAAGCAGTCAAGACAAAGACTGGCTGA